GTATATATGAATGGTTAGATACTAGTTAGTATATATGAATGGTTAGATACTCGTTAGTATATATGAATGGTTAGATACTCGTTAGTATATATGAATGGTTAGATACTAGTTAGTATATATTGTATTGTTAGATACTAGTTAGCATATATGAATGGTTAAATACTAGTTAGTATATATTGTATGCTTGGTGAAGGCCCTGGATTTGTCTGCCCTACCGCTATGTCTCTCTCACTattactccccctctctctctacctctaatacctctctctatctctcaatattacccccctctctctctacctctaatacctctctctatctctctctcttttaccccccctctctctctacctttaatacctctctctatctctctctcttttaccccccctctctctctacctctatacctctctatctctcactattacccccccctctctctctctacctctaatacctctctctatctctcactattaccccccccaccccccccccccccccccccccccctctctctctctctctctcaccttaccTTTCTGCAAGTTTCGGTCTCATTTTGTCTgacgtactgtactgtacctctcTGCCTTACCTCAGTGCTTCTCTGAGACATGAATATGGAGCAACAGGGTGTGATGGAGAAAGTTCTAGTCATGAATAAATTCTATCGGACAGTCAGCTGGTACCTGACTGGTTTATAAAGAGGGGAACTGGAGCTTCGGTATCACAAAGTTCTGCTATAGTTCTGCTATTAAAAGCTAGTCACTTTAAAAAGATATTTGGGGTGAAAAAGTTATGGGAGCGTCATGTGTTCATAATCCATTCAGAATAGAGACctgcttttctttctctctcagaatGTTAACTATCCTACTCAGCGACCGGCACATCTACTTATTTACAAACCAGGATATTTGGGTACCTGTCTTTCTCCACTAATATAAGTCAACTAAGATAATGATTACGCTCCTGCTCCtaccctctcatactctcatacCCTCATACTCTCATACCCTCATACTCTCATACCCTCATActctcataccctctcatactctcatacCCTCATACTCTCATATCCTCATACTCTCATACCCTCATAATCTCGTATACCCTCATACTATCATACCCTCATACCctctcataccctctcatacCCTCATATACCCTCATActctcataccctctcatacCCTCATACCCTCTCATACCCTCATACCCTCTCATACCCTCTTACGGGGCAGCTAGTCGCATCTGAAATATTTTATAGTGGTCCATGTTGTGTTCTTGTCCTCTAGGAGATCCCATTCTACCACATCTGGAACCTTTTATAGTGGTCCATATTGTGTTCTTGTTCTCTAGGAGATCCCATTCTACCACATCTGGAACGGTTCCCAGCGGTTCCTCCACTGTACCTTCACCCTGGAGCGGCTCAACCTCAGCACCTGTGAGCTCACCTGTCAGCTGTGTGTCTGgcaggtagagggggagggacagaGCTTCGGTCTCGACTTCAACATCGCCAAGGTAACACTCAGGTCACATACGATGTGTTTCACAATGTGCCTATCCAGGATACGGGTTGATATGTTATCCAAAGAGATGGGACTCTTTTCTGGCTTTTAACAATATACAGTTATTTAGTACGTGTGCGTGCAGCTGCTACTCTCTATACTCTAATCCTGTTTTTATTTGGTTCATATGACCTAAGAAGACAGCAGTCTCCTGGACTATATAGTTCATGGCTCGTAGCTAAACAGGACGTGTTCGGCTGGAACTTTCTCTTTGTGTTTATCTCTATATGTTcctatataaccctatatatATTCCTCTGGCCCTATAGGACAGTCGACCCCTGGACCCGGAGTTCCTGCTGATGGACACTAACCCTAGCGGCTCAGCTCTAGCAGGACCCAGTGCTTTCCAGATCCCCTATCTCATCAGGCAGAAGATCTGCAGTAGCCTGGATACACCTTGTCCCAACGGGGCCGATTGGAGACTGTTGGCCCAGAGACTCAAACTGGACAGGTAACGAACCCTAACCACAGACCCTAAACTAGAGACTCAAACTGGACAGGtaactaaccttaaccccaaccctaaacataaccctaggGGGAGTGAACAAGGCCCTATGTTTTGGGCTAAAAGATTGGTTTGGGACTGGGCCTAGGTACAGAGATTCTATATTGCTTTGGGACTGGGAATGGGTAGAGATTCTATATTGGTTTGGGACTGGGTCTAGGTACAGAGATTCTATATTGCTTTGGGACTGGGCCTAGGTACAGAGATTCTATATTGCTTTGGGACTGGGCCTAGGTACAGAGATTATATATTGCATTGGGACTGGGCCTAGGTACAGAGATTCTATATTGGTTTGGGACTGGGTCTAGGTACAGAGATTCTATATTGGTTTGGGACTGGGTCTAGGTACAGAGATTCTATATTGCTTTGGGACTGGGTCTAGGTACAGAGATTCTATATTGCTTTGGGACTGGGCCTAGGTACAGAGATTCTATATTGGTTTGGACTGGGTCTAGGTACAGAGATTCTATATTGCTTTGGGACTGGGTCTAGGTACAGAGATTATATATTGGTTTGGGACTGGGTCTAGGTACAGAGATTCTATATTGGTTTGGGACTGGGCCTGGGTACAGAGATTTTATATTGGTTTTGGACTGGGCCTAGGTACAGAGATTCTATATTGCTTTGGGACTGGGCCTAGGTACAGAGATTCTATAATGCTTTGGGACTGGGCCTAGGTACAGAGATTCTATATTGGTTTGGGACTGGGCCTAGGTACAGAGATTCTATATTGCTTTGGGACTGGGCCTAGGTACAGAGATTCTATATTGCTTTGGGACTGGGTCTAGGTACAGAGATTCTATATTGGTTTGGGACTGGGCCTTGTTACAGATATTCTATATTGCTTTGGGACTGGGCCTAGGTACAGATATTCTATATTGCTTTGGGACTGGGCCTAGGTACAGAGATTCTATATTGGTTTGGGACTGGGCCTAGGTACAGATATTCTATATTGGTTTGGGACTGGGCCTAGGTACAGAGATTCTATATTGGTTTGGGACTGGGTCTAGGTACAGAGATTCTATATTGGTTTGGGACTGGGTCTAGGTACAGAGATTCTATATTGGTTTGGGACTGGGCCTAGGTACAGAGATTCTATATTGGCTTGGGACTGGGCCTAGGTACAGAGATTCTGTATTGGTTTGGGACTGGGTCTAGGTACAGAGATTCTATATTGGTTTGGGACTGGGCCTAGGTACAGATATTCTATATTGCTTTGGGACTGGGCCTAGGTACAGAGATTCTATATTGCTTTGGACTGGGTCTAGGTACAGAGATTCTATATTGCTTTGGGACTGGGCCTAGGTACAGAGATTCTATATTGCTTTGGGACTGGGTCTGGGTACAGAGATTATATATTGCTTTGGGACTGGGCCTAGGTACAGAGATTATATATTGGTTTGGACTGGGTCTAGGTACAGAGATTCTATATTGCTTTGGGACTGGGCCTAGGTACAGAGATTCTATATTGCTTTGGGACTGGGCCTAGGTACAGAGGTTCTATATTGCTTTGGGACTGGGCCTAGGTACAGAGATTCTATATTGGTTTGGGACTGGGCCGATTTAACATTATTTTACACAGCTAATTTGGCCCAGTAACTTTCTCATTTAAATCAGGCTTCTTTTAAACaggaaagagtcagagagaaaactCTGATCAATTACCTTCCAATGTAACTTCCTCCTGGTAATGATGTCTATTACGTACACTTGTCTCATCAGCTGGATTTACCTTCATTAATTACACATTGGCCTTGTGCAGAACAGGTCCAATTATCCCTGATTGGCTCAGTACAGGTCCAATTAGCCCTGATTGTCTCAACCTAATCCATTCCCATTTAGTTCCCTTAAAGGAACGTGTCTTCTGTCTGGTAAAGGGGCAGTCTGGGatcttaaaggggcagtctgGGATCTTAAAGGAACGTGTCTTCTGTCGGGTAAAGGGGCAGTCTGGGatcttaaaggggcagtctgGGATCTTAAAGGAACGTGTCTTCTGTCGGGTAAAGGGGCAGTCTGGGATCTTAAAGGGACAGTCTGGGATCTTAAAGGAACGTGTCTTCTGTCGGGTAAAGGGGCAGTCTGGGATCTTAAAGAGGCAGTCTGGGATCTTAAAGGAACATGTCTTCTGTCTGGTAAAGGGGCAGTCTGGGatcttaaaggggcagtctgggatcttaaaggggcagtctgggatcttaaaggggcagtctgggatcttaaaggggcagtctgGGATCTTAAAGGGGCAGTCTTGGATCTTAAAGGAACATGTCTTCTGTCGGGTAAAGGGGCAGTCTGGGatcttaaaggggcagtctgggatcttaaaggggcagtctgGGATCTTAAAGGAGCGTGTCTTCTGTCAGGTAAAGGGGCAGTCTGGGatcttaaaggggcagtctgggatcttaaaggggcagtctgGGATCTTAAAGGGACAGTCTGGGATCTTAAAGGAACATGTCTTCTGTCTGGTGAAGGGGCAGTCTGGGatcttaaaggggcagtctgggatcttaaaggggcagtctgGGATCGGTATGTCCGTGTTTTCCATCTTTTGATAGAAGGGGTTTTAATCCATCTAACATGGATGGATCCTATGCACGTAGCCTGCAGCTAATCTAagacatgctgtgtgtgtgtgtgtgtgtgcgtgtgtgtgtgtgtgtgtgtgtgtgtgtgtgtgtgtgtgtgtgtgtgtttgtgtgtaagaaTACCAGCAGGCAGAGGTAAACGTGACCAATCGATAAAACATCAAACGTCAATATTTGATTGTTTCTCTCTACTATACAGAACAGTGTGATGTGAAAGGCTGTTTCTGCAGTACACCAGATACTGTAAGCTGATGTTTCACCCTGTAATGTGAAAAACACACTGTAATCTCCACACACTTTATGACAATTTAAACATTTTGGTTCACTTGTACAGTTTACTACCATCATGGACTCAGCAGTGGGCCTGTTAGCTGTGGGCCTGTTAGCTGTGGGCCTGTTAGCTGTGGGCCTGTTAGCTGTGGGCCTGTTAACTGTGGGCCCTGTTAACTGTGGCCCTGTTAGCTGTGGGCCCGTTAGCTGTGGGCCGGTTAGCTGTGGGCCTGTTAGCTGTGGGCCGGTTAGCTTTGGGCCGGTTAGCTGTGGGCCTGTTAGCTGTGGGCCTGTCAGCTGTGGGCCTGTTAGCTGTGGCCCCGTTAGCTGTGGCCCCGTTAGCTGTGGGCCCGTTAGCTGTGGGCCAGTTGGCTGTGGACCCGTTAGCTGTGGGCCCGTTAGCTGTGGGCCTGTTAGCTGTGGGCCTGTCAGCTGTGGGCCTGTTAGCTGTGGCCTTGTTAGCTGTGGGCCTGTTAGCTGTGGGCCTGTCAGCTGTGGGCCTGTTAGCTGTGGGCCTGTTAGCTGTGGGCCCGTTAGCTGTGGCCCCGTTAGCTGTGGGCCCGTTAGCTGTGGGCCCGTCAGCTGTGGGCCCGTTAGCTGTGGGCCCGTTAGCTGTGGCCCCGTTAGCTGTGGGCCCGTTAGCTGTGGGCCCGTCAGCTGTGGGCCCGTTAGCTGTGGGCCCGTTAGCTGTGGGCCCGTTAGCTGTGGGCCCGTTAGCTGTGGGCCCTGTTAGCTGTGGGCCTGTTAGCTGTGGGCCTGTCAGCTGTGGGCCTGTTAGCTGTGGCCTTGTTAGCTGTGGGCCTGTTAGCTGTGGGCCTGTCAGCTGTGGGCCTGTTAGCTGTGGGCCTGTTAGCTGTGTGCCCGTTAGCTGTGGCCCCGTTAGCTGTGAGCCCGTTAGCTGTGGGCCCTGTTAGCTGTGGGCCCTGTTAGCTGTGGGCCTGTTAGCTGTGGCCCTGTATGTCGGCTGGGATGGTGAGGTGATGTGTAACCgtagaatacaatacagtacctTCTCTCACCTGCATGCCTGTCTGTTTGatgtccaaacacacacacacacgcgctttGAACACTTTGTCATTCCATTTAAGTGATTTTCACTGCAGTAGGGTAGCAGGAGAGAGTGGAGAATTACAAAAGTCTAGCTAA
The Oncorhynchus mykiss isolate Arlee chromosome 31, USDA_OmykA_1.1, whole genome shotgun sequence genome window above contains:
- the LOC110531068 gene encoding netrin receptor UNC5A; amino-acid sequence: MPQAHWRSKLLAGYQEIPFYHIWNGSQRFLHCTFTLERLNLSTCELTCQLCVWQVEGEGQSFGLDFNIAKDSRPLDPEFLLMDTNPSGSALAGPSAFQIPYLIRQKICSSLDTPCPNGADWRLLAQRLKLDRHMSFFASKASPTSVILDLWEAQHFHSGNLNQLATVMADIGKQEAMIFLVSDGEC